A window of Streptomyces caniferus contains these coding sequences:
- a CDS encoding LOG family protein: MTDVQSNTESSASRRFPAHDDNRDHEIESLAEFDRVVAAGSLAGHRVQSVDLTDRTFALLSTDTTESVFLGCVMEPDAAAKIRAGGSLVFPPVPDLPFDPYRGSLYGPDELFEGLAEAGYDATPDARAYRWYQETKSDGDIFASMLRSIHDDAVSDALDEHLIGAQVVGIMGGHALRRDSADYAGAARLGRRLTRSGLTVATGGGPGAMEAANLGAYAAPFEDEMLDGALEQLAKAPHFSESITEWARAAFDILRSRPGGGTSAGIPTWFYGHEPPNVFASHIAKYFVNAVREDGLLARSNAGVVFLPGAAGTVQEIFDNATPNYYQSRGEPTPMVLVNREHWTERLPTWPLLQALAADRPMAARIALVDSVDEAPEALSRLRSESVS, translated from the coding sequence ATGACGGACGTGCAGTCGAATACAGAGTCCTCAGCGTCCCGCCGCTTCCCGGCCCACGACGACAACCGCGACCACGAGATCGAATCCCTGGCGGAGTTCGACCGGGTGGTCGCCGCGGGCAGCCTCGCCGGACACCGCGTCCAGTCGGTCGATCTGACGGACCGTACCTTTGCGCTGCTCAGCACGGACACCACGGAATCCGTGTTCCTCGGCTGCGTCATGGAACCGGACGCCGCCGCCAAGATACGGGCCGGCGGCTCCCTGGTCTTTCCGCCCGTACCGGACCTGCCGTTCGATCCCTACCGTGGCAGCCTGTACGGCCCGGACGAACTCTTCGAGGGGCTGGCCGAGGCCGGCTACGACGCCACCCCGGACGCCCGCGCCTACCGCTGGTACCAGGAGACCAAGTCGGACGGCGACATCTTCGCCTCGATGCTGCGCAGCATCCACGACGACGCCGTCTCGGACGCCCTCGACGAACACCTCATCGGTGCACAGGTGGTGGGCATCATGGGCGGCCACGCCCTGCGGCGCGATTCCGCGGACTACGCGGGCGCGGCCCGGCTCGGCCGCCGGCTCACCCGTAGTGGCCTGACCGTCGCGACAGGCGGCGGGCCCGGCGCGATGGAGGCGGCCAACCTCGGGGCGTACGCCGCGCCCTTCGAGGACGAGATGCTCGACGGCGCGCTGGAGCAACTCGCCAAGGCGCCGCACTTCTCCGAATCGATCACCGAATGGGCGCGGGCCGCCTTCGACATCCTGCGGAGCCGGCCGGGCGGCGGGACCTCGGCAGGTATCCCCACCTGGTTCTACGGCCATGAGCCGCCGAACGTCTTCGCGTCCCACATAGCCAAGTACTTCGTCAACGCGGTGCGCGAGGACGGCCTGCTGGCGCGTTCGAACGCCGGCGTGGTGTTCCTCCCGGGCGCGGCCGGAACCGTCCAGGAGATCTTCGACAATGCGACGCCCAACTACTATCAGTCGCGCGGCGAGCCGACCCCGATGGTGCTGGTGAACCGCGAGCACTGGACCGAGAGGCTGCCCACCTGGCCACTGCTCCAGGCGCTCGCGGCGGACCGCCCCATGGCGGCCAGGATCGCCCTGGTCGACTCGGTGGACGAGGCCCCGGAGGCGCTGTCCCGGCTCCGCTCCGAGAGCGTTTCCTGA
- a CDS encoding ABC transporter ATP-binding protein encodes MTARAGTTARELLRLGGVSVRFGTAGRPALDAVDLDVAAHEIVCVLGPSGSGKSTLLRVVAGLQQADAGTVLLEGREQSGVPAHRRGVGLMFQDHQLFPQHDVEGNVAFGLRMRRSARADRERTVAELLDLVGLPGAQRRAVASLSGGEQQRVALARALAPRPRLLMLDEPLGQLDRGLRERLVVELRRLFRELGTTVLAVTHDQGEAFALADRVVVMQDGRIAQTGTPLEVWQRPATEFVARFLGFDNVVGATVQGEAAATAWGKVPVPAGTPDGPCRLLVRPAGVRLTAVPEGLPATVAARTFRGTHVALLLQPAAGPQVEAACALRDAPEVGERVGIAFAAEDVVVLGASDTAG; translated from the coding sequence ATGACGGCACGGGCCGGGACCACTGCGCGCGAGCTGCTGCGGCTGGGCGGGGTGAGCGTCCGCTTCGGCACCGCGGGGCGCCCCGCACTGGACGCGGTGGATCTGGACGTCGCCGCGCACGAGATCGTGTGCGTCCTGGGGCCGAGCGGCAGCGGCAAGTCCACCCTGCTGAGGGTGGTCGCCGGACTCCAACAGGCCGATGCGGGGACGGTGTTGCTGGAGGGGCGGGAGCAGTCCGGGGTGCCCGCGCACCGGCGCGGGGTCGGCCTGATGTTCCAGGACCACCAGCTCTTCCCGCAGCACGATGTCGAGGGGAACGTCGCCTTCGGGCTGCGGATGCGGCGGTCCGCACGTGCGGACCGGGAGCGCACGGTCGCCGAACTGCTGGACCTCGTCGGGCTGCCGGGCGCCCAGCGGCGCGCCGTGGCCTCCCTGTCCGGCGGTGAACAGCAACGGGTCGCGCTGGCCCGCGCGCTGGCCCCCCGCCCGCGCCTGCTGATGCTGGACGAGCCCCTCGGCCAGCTCGACCGCGGGCTGCGCGAACGACTGGTCGTCGAACTCCGCCGCCTCTTCCGTGAACTGGGCACCACCGTATTGGCGGTCACCCACGACCAGGGCGAGGCCTTCGCGCTCGCCGACCGGGTCGTGGTGATGCAGGACGGCCGGATCGCGCAGACCGGCACCCCACTGGAGGTCTGGCAGCGGCCCGCCACCGAATTCGTCGCCCGTTTCCTCGGCTTCGACAATGTGGTCGGGGCGACGGTGCAGGGCGAGGCGGCCGCCACCGCCTGGGGCAAGGTGCCGGTCCCGGCCGGTACGCCGGACGGGCCGTGCCGCCTGCTCGTACGTCCGGCCGGAGTACGGCTGACCGCCGTCCCGGAGGGCCTGCCCGCTACGGTCGCGGCGCGCACCTTCCGTGGCACCCATGTCGCCCTGCTGCTCCAGCCGGCCGCCGGACCGCAGGTGGAGGCGGCCTGCGCACTGCGGGACGCGCCGGAGGTGGGGGAGCGGGTGGGCATCGCCTTCGCGGCCGAGGATGTGGTGGTGCTGGGTGCTTCGGATACGGCGGGGTGA
- a CDS encoding ABC transporter permease gives MVLARSEVARSRRPGPVRGTAVRLGLMAVPLAFFALFFAYPVVAIVGRGLKDGGQWQLGRFGAVLSDPDIVHVLWFTVWQAAASTGLTLLIALPGAYVFARFDFPGKQLLRAVVAVPFVLPTVVVGSAFLALVGRGGLLDELWGVRLDTSVWAILLAHVFFNYAVVVRTVGGLWAQLDPRQEEAARMLGAGRFAAWRRVTLPALGPAVAAAALMVFLFTFTSFGAVQILGGPTFATLEVEIYRQTAEFLDLPTAAVLTLVQFAAVLGVLALHAWTVRRRETALRLVPASQTAHRPRGRGQWTLLWGTLAVITLLLLVPLAVLVERSFAGPHGYGAGFYTSLRSAATADSTFAVAPLDALWNSLAYGAAATAIALVVGGLAAAALTLPRLRRGPMGRTAWISRFVRGFDALLMLPLGVSAVTVGFGFLISLDAPPLDLRASWWLVPLAQALVGVPFVVRTMLPVLRAVDGRLREAAAVLGASPWRVWREVDLPMVRRALLIAAGFAFAVSLGEFGATVFIARPDQPTLPVAVARLLGRAGELNYGQAMALSTILMVVCAAALLVLERLRPLDHSGEF, from the coding sequence GTGGTCCTCGCTCGTTCTGAAGTAGCCCGCAGCCGGCGCCCCGGGCCCGTACGGGGAACGGCGGTGCGGCTCGGCCTGATGGCGGTGCCGCTCGCCTTCTTCGCGCTGTTCTTCGCCTATCCGGTCGTGGCGATCGTGGGACGGGGGCTGAAGGACGGCGGACAGTGGCAGCTCGGCCGGTTCGGTGCCGTGCTGAGCGACCCGGACATCGTCCATGTGCTGTGGTTCACCGTCTGGCAGGCGGCCGCCTCCACGGGGCTGACCCTGCTGATCGCGCTGCCCGGCGCCTATGTCTTCGCGCGCTTCGACTTCCCCGGGAAGCAGTTGCTGCGGGCAGTGGTGGCGGTGCCGTTCGTGCTGCCGACCGTCGTCGTCGGCTCGGCCTTCCTGGCGCTGGTCGGGCGGGGCGGGCTGCTGGACGAGCTGTGGGGTGTGCGCCTGGACACCTCGGTGTGGGCGATCCTGCTCGCCCATGTGTTCTTCAACTACGCCGTGGTCGTGCGGACCGTCGGCGGTTTGTGGGCCCAGCTCGACCCGCGGCAGGAAGAGGCGGCGCGGATGCTGGGCGCCGGACGGTTCGCGGCCTGGCGGCGGGTGACGCTGCCGGCCCTGGGACCCGCCGTCGCGGCCGCCGCGCTGATGGTCTTCCTCTTCACCTTCACCTCCTTCGGGGCGGTGCAGATTCTGGGCGGGCCCACCTTCGCGACGCTGGAGGTGGAGATCTACCGGCAGACCGCGGAGTTCCTGGACCTGCCGACGGCCGCCGTCCTCACCCTGGTCCAATTCGCGGCGGTACTGGGCGTACTGGCCCTGCACGCCTGGACCGTGCGCCGCCGGGAGACCGCCCTGCGGCTGGTGCCCGCCTCGCAGACCGCGCACCGGCCGCGCGGCCGTGGCCAGTGGACGCTGTTGTGGGGGACGCTCGCCGTCATCACCCTCCTGCTCCTCGTGCCGCTCGCGGTCCTCGTGGAGCGGTCGTTCGCCGGGCCGCACGGCTACGGGGCGGGCTTCTACACCTCACTGCGGTCCGCCGCGACCGCCGACAGCACCTTCGCCGTCGCACCCCTGGACGCCCTGTGGAACTCACTCGCCTACGGGGCGGCGGCCACGGCGATCGCGCTGGTGGTGGGCGGGCTGGCGGCCGCCGCGCTGACCCTTCCCCGGCTCCGCAGGGGCCCCATGGGGCGGACGGCCTGGATCAGCCGGTTCGTGCGCGGCTTCGACGCGTTGCTGATGCTGCCCCTCGGGGTGTCCGCGGTGACCGTCGGCTTCGGATTCCTGATCAGCCTCGACGCACCCCCGCTCGATCTGCGCGCCTCGTGGTGGCTGGTGCCGCTCGCCCAGGCGCTGGTGGGGGTGCCGTTCGTGGTCCGGACGATGCTGCCGGTCCTGCGGGCGGTCGACGGGCGGCTGCGGGAGGCGGCCGCCGTGCTCGGCGCCTCGCCGTGGCGGGTGTGGCGCGAGGTCGATCTGCCGATGGTGCGGCGGGCCCTGCTGATCGCCGCGGGCTTCGCCTTCGCCGTCTCGCTCGGCGAGTTCGGCGCGACGGTCTTCATCGCGCGGCCGGACCAGCCGACGCTGCCGGTCGCCGTGGCACGCCTGCTGGGGCGTGCGGGAGAGCTCAACTACGGGCAGGCGATGGCCTTGTCGACCATTTTGATGGTCGTGTGCGCCGCCGCCCTGCTGGTACTGGAGCGCCTGCGCCCCCTCGACCACTCCGGGGAGTTCTAG